A single genomic interval of Scyliorhinus canicula chromosome 15, sScyCan1.1, whole genome shotgun sequence harbors:
- the LOC119978301 gene encoding C4b-binding protein alpha chain-like isoform X2: protein MLKDWGMSGRLILALTAAWVARVTGDCGKLPPLENGSPTDDFISNTTFPVGTRATYKCFPGYIFKEGGSKVVFCRENSTWSPLRAVCEPKNCGNPGEILNGYYDAPNTTLGSKAAFYCYEGYIIVGKTYRTCTANGWDGQVPTCQIVMCPDPPSISNGSVSLPPNGGDWIYGSVATYSCIAGLSLIGENFITCTQTKEWSGNPPRCQVVQCARPKNPDNGRIISGLQPQYSYMDAITYKCDEHFEMVGESTIKCTENNTFVPPPPTCEPGNCKQPPVLKNGFRTDNVSQTTFPVGTNITYECDPGYVFQKGSSKYITCLKDTTWSPLQAVCEPEFTTEVSSFTTKGTTEVSSFTTKGTTEASSSVTKAITCPDPPLIQDATSSPKEEIWEFGMKVTYSCNGNFTLIGDESITCTLAGEWSDPPTCRGGSSRNVGQQFELLLLLGLCFTLFMMS, encoded by the exons ggGACTGCGGCAAGCTTCCTCCATTGGAAAATGGCTCTCCAACTGATGACTTTATTTCTAATACCACCTTCCCTGTGGGCACCAGAGCTACTTACAAATGTTTTCCAGGttacatatttaaggaaggaggtTCAAAAGTTGTTTTCTGCAGAGAAAATTCAACTTGGTCACCTTTACGAGCTGTTTGTGAAC CAAAAAACTGTGGCAATCCAGGTGAGATTCTGAATGGATATTACGATGCACCAAATACCACATTGGGGAGTAAAGCTGCATTTTATTGTTATgaagg atacatCATCGTCGGTAAGACCTACCGGACATGTACAGCTAATGGTTGGGATGGTCAGGTTCCGACATGCCAAA TTGTCATGTGTCCTGATCCTCCATCTATTAGTAATGGGTCAGTTTCATTACCACCAAATGGAGGGGATTGGATATATGGAAGTGTAGCAACATATTCATGCATTGCGGGCCTTTCCTTGATCGGTGAAAATTTCATCACCTGCACACAAACAAAAGAGTGGAGCGGGAATCCACCAAGATGTCAAG TTGTTCAATGTGCTCGCCCCAAAAATCCTGATAATGGAAGGATTATTTCAGGCCTTCAACCTCAATACAGTTATATGGACGCTATCACGTATAAATGTGATGAGCATTTTGAAATGGTTGGAGAGAGTACTATTAAATGTACTGAAAATAACACATTTGTACCACCACCACCTACCTGTGAACCAG GTAACTGTAAGCAGCCTCCAGTATTGAAAAATGGCTTTCGAACTGACAATGTGTCTCAGACCACTTTTCCTGTGGGTACGAATATTACTTATGAATGTGACCCAGGTTACGTGTTTCAGAAAGGTAGTTCAAAATATATCACCtgtttgaaagatacaacttgGTCGCCATTACAGGCTGTTTGTGAACCTGAAT TTACCACGGAAGTATCGAGCTTCACGACAAAAGGTACCACAGAAGTATCGAGCTTCACGACAAAAGGTACCACAGAAGCATCGAGCTCCGTGACAAAAG CTATCACATGTCCTGATCCTCCACTCATTCAGGATGCGACTTCATCACCTAAAGAAGAGATCTGGGAATTTGGAATGAAAGTGACATATTCATGTAATGGGAACTTTACATTGATTGGCGATGAATCCATCACTTGTACTCTGGCTGGAGAGTGGAGTGATCCACCAACGTGTCGAG GTGGATCTTCAAGAAATGTTG
- the LOC119978301 gene encoding zona pellucida sperm-binding protein 3 receptor-like isoform X3, protein MCCCFPHHGASVYACTEGPPLDISISFGAADTGSQPGWDCGKLPPLENGSPTDDFISNTTFPVGTRATYKCFPGYIFKEGGSKVVFCRENSTWSPLRAVCEPKNCGNPGEILNGYYDAPNTTLGSKAAFYCYEGYIIVGKTYRTCTANGWDGQVPTCQIVMCPDPPSISNGSVSLPPNGGDWIYGSVATYSCIAGLSLIGENFITCTQTKEWSGNPPRCQVVQCARPKNPDNGRIISGLQPQYSYMDAITYKCDEHFEMVGESTIKCTENNTFVPPPPTCEPGNCKQPPVLKNGFRTDNVSQTTFPVGTNITYECDPGYVFQKGSSKYITCLKDTTWSPLQAVCEPEFTTEVSSFTTKGTTEVSSFTTKGTTEASSSVTKGGSSRNVGQQFELLLLLGLCFTLFMMS, encoded by the exons ATGTGCTGCTGTTTCCCACACCATGGAGCCAGTGTTTATGCGTGTACTGAGGGACCACCGCTAGACATCTCCATTTCCTTCGGAGCTGCGGATACCGGATCCCAACCAGGCT ggGACTGCGGCAAGCTTCCTCCATTGGAAAATGGCTCTCCAACTGATGACTTTATTTCTAATACCACCTTCCCTGTGGGCACCAGAGCTACTTACAAATGTTTTCCAGGttacatatttaaggaaggaggtTCAAAAGTTGTTTTCTGCAGAGAAAATTCAACTTGGTCACCTTTACGAGCTGTTTGTGAAC CAAAAAACTGTGGCAATCCAGGTGAGATTCTGAATGGATATTACGATGCACCAAATACCACATTGGGGAGTAAAGCTGCATTTTATTGTTATgaagg atacatCATCGTCGGTAAGACCTACCGGACATGTACAGCTAATGGTTGGGATGGTCAGGTTCCGACATGCCAAA TTGTCATGTGTCCTGATCCTCCATCTATTAGTAATGGGTCAGTTTCATTACCACCAAATGGAGGGGATTGGATATATGGAAGTGTAGCAACATATTCATGCATTGCGGGCCTTTCCTTGATCGGTGAAAATTTCATCACCTGCACACAAACAAAAGAGTGGAGCGGGAATCCACCAAGATGTCAAG TTGTTCAATGTGCTCGCCCCAAAAATCCTGATAATGGAAGGATTATTTCAGGCCTTCAACCTCAATACAGTTATATGGACGCTATCACGTATAAATGTGATGAGCATTTTGAAATGGTTGGAGAGAGTACTATTAAATGTACTGAAAATAACACATTTGTACCACCACCACCTACCTGTGAACCAG GTAACTGTAAGCAGCCTCCAGTATTGAAAAATGGCTTTCGAACTGACAATGTGTCTCAGACCACTTTTCCTGTGGGTACGAATATTACTTATGAATGTGACCCAGGTTACGTGTTTCAGAAAGGTAGTTCAAAATATATCACCtgtttgaaagatacaacttgGTCGCCATTACAGGCTGTTTGTGAACCTGAAT TTACCACGGAAGTATCGAGCTTCACGACAAAAGGTACCACAGAAGTATCGAGCTTCACGACAAAAGGTACCACAGAAGCATCGAGCTCCGTGACAAAAG GTGGATCTTCAAGAAATGTTG
- the LOC119978301 gene encoding C4b-binding protein alpha chain-like isoform X1: protein MCCCFPHHGASVYACTEGPPLDISISFGAADTGSQPGWDCGKLPPLENGSPTDDFISNTTFPVGTRATYKCFPGYIFKEGGSKVVFCRENSTWSPLRAVCEPKNCGNPGEILNGYYDAPNTTLGSKAAFYCYEGYIIVGKTYRTCTANGWDGQVPTCQIVMCPDPPSISNGSVSLPPNGGDWIYGSVATYSCIAGLSLIGENFITCTQTKEWSGNPPRCQVVQCARPKNPDNGRIISGLQPQYSYMDAITYKCDEHFEMVGESTIKCTENNTFVPPPPTCEPGNCKQPPVLKNGFRTDNVSQTTFPVGTNITYECDPGYVFQKGSSKYITCLKDTTWSPLQAVCEPEFTTEVSSFTTKGTTEVSSFTTKGTTEASSSVTKAITCPDPPLIQDATSSPKEEIWEFGMKVTYSCNGNFTLIGDESITCTLAGEWSDPPTCRGGSSRNVGQQFELLLLLGLCFTLFMMS, encoded by the exons ATGTGCTGCTGTTTCCCACACCATGGAGCCAGTGTTTATGCGTGTACTGAGGGACCACCGCTAGACATCTCCATTTCCTTCGGAGCTGCGGATACCGGATCCCAACCAGGCT ggGACTGCGGCAAGCTTCCTCCATTGGAAAATGGCTCTCCAACTGATGACTTTATTTCTAATACCACCTTCCCTGTGGGCACCAGAGCTACTTACAAATGTTTTCCAGGttacatatttaaggaaggaggtTCAAAAGTTGTTTTCTGCAGAGAAAATTCAACTTGGTCACCTTTACGAGCTGTTTGTGAAC CAAAAAACTGTGGCAATCCAGGTGAGATTCTGAATGGATATTACGATGCACCAAATACCACATTGGGGAGTAAAGCTGCATTTTATTGTTATgaagg atacatCATCGTCGGTAAGACCTACCGGACATGTACAGCTAATGGTTGGGATGGTCAGGTTCCGACATGCCAAA TTGTCATGTGTCCTGATCCTCCATCTATTAGTAATGGGTCAGTTTCATTACCACCAAATGGAGGGGATTGGATATATGGAAGTGTAGCAACATATTCATGCATTGCGGGCCTTTCCTTGATCGGTGAAAATTTCATCACCTGCACACAAACAAAAGAGTGGAGCGGGAATCCACCAAGATGTCAAG TTGTTCAATGTGCTCGCCCCAAAAATCCTGATAATGGAAGGATTATTTCAGGCCTTCAACCTCAATACAGTTATATGGACGCTATCACGTATAAATGTGATGAGCATTTTGAAATGGTTGGAGAGAGTACTATTAAATGTACTGAAAATAACACATTTGTACCACCACCACCTACCTGTGAACCAG GTAACTGTAAGCAGCCTCCAGTATTGAAAAATGGCTTTCGAACTGACAATGTGTCTCAGACCACTTTTCCTGTGGGTACGAATATTACTTATGAATGTGACCCAGGTTACGTGTTTCAGAAAGGTAGTTCAAAATATATCACCtgtttgaaagatacaacttgGTCGCCATTACAGGCTGTTTGTGAACCTGAAT TTACCACGGAAGTATCGAGCTTCACGACAAAAGGTACCACAGAAGTATCGAGCTTCACGACAAAAGGTACCACAGAAGCATCGAGCTCCGTGACAAAAG CTATCACATGTCCTGATCCTCCACTCATTCAGGATGCGACTTCATCACCTAAAGAAGAGATCTGGGAATTTGGAATGAAAGTGACATATTCATGTAATGGGAACTTTACATTGATTGGCGATGAATCCATCACTTGTACTCTGGCTGGAGAGTGGAGTGATCCACCAACGTGTCGAG GTGGATCTTCAAGAAATGTTG